The following coding sequences lie in one Thermosulfuriphilus ammonigenes genomic window:
- a CDS encoding glycosyltransferase gives MTEEILARYQQIAGTDVVDQLKQLAGALKGARVVHVNSTRYGGGVAEILHSLTAIKEALGLEIRWEVISGDENFFRVTKAMHNALQGFPQDISESALRVHQEINAQQAEILRPVLEDADFVFIHDPQPAPLIEFFPHRRGKWVWRCHIDLSRPHRPVWRYLRDIVSKYEATIFSMPDFTQPLPNLQYIIPPSIDPLTLKNQDLPQEEVDKIFDRFKLTREKPLVVQVSRFDRFKDPLGVIRAVRLARKFTPVQLVLAGGGAADDPEGEIVLKEVKAAALDDPDIRILFLPPDEHLTINALQRAADVVMQKSIKEGFGLTVTEAMWKGKPVIGGDTGGIRSQVVNHHTGFLVRTPEGAALRIRYLLSYPERRLEMGRKARQFVRDNFLITRHVRDYLSLMLALLRGTEERIELTAE, from the coding sequence GTGACCGAAGAGATTCTGGCCCGCTATCAGCAAATAGCCGGAACAGACGTTGTTGACCAGCTAAAACAACTGGCAGGGGCCCTCAAGGGAGCCCGAGTGGTTCACGTCAACTCCACCCGCTATGGCGGCGGAGTGGCCGAGATCCTTCATAGCCTTACCGCCATTAAGGAGGCCCTGGGGCTTGAAATACGCTGGGAGGTAATCAGTGGAGATGAAAACTTCTTCCGGGTTACCAAGGCCATGCACAATGCCCTTCAGGGTTTCCCTCAAGATATTAGCGAAAGCGCCCTTCGGGTCCATCAGGAAATAAACGCCCAGCAGGCCGAAATCCTCCGGCCTGTCCTTGAAGACGCAGATTTCGTCTTCATCCACGATCCGCAACCGGCTCCTCTGATTGAATTTTTCCCTCATCGGCGGGGGAAATGGGTCTGGCGGTGCCATATTGATCTCTCGCGACCTCACCGGCCGGTATGGCGCTATCTGAGAGATATCGTCTCCAAATACGAGGCGACTATTTTCTCCATGCCTGATTTCACCCAGCCTCTACCAAATCTGCAATACATCATTCCCCCAAGCATAGACCCCTTAACCCTCAAGAACCAGGATCTTCCCCAAGAAGAGGTGGATAAGATCTTTGATCGTTTTAAGCTTACCAGGGAAAAGCCCCTTGTCGTTCAGGTGTCGCGGTTTGACCGCTTTAAGGATCCTCTCGGAGTCATCCGGGCTGTTCGCCTGGCCAGAAAGTTCACCCCTGTCCAGCTCGTCTTGGCCGGCGGAGGGGCGGCGGATGATCCCGAAGGGGAGATTGTTCTCAAAGAGGTCAAGGCGGCCGCATTGGATGATCCGGACATCCGCATTCTTTTCCTTCCCCCTGACGAACACCTGACTATAAACGCCCTCCAGCGAGCTGCCGACGTTGTCATGCAGAAGTCCATCAAGGAGGGGTTTGGTCTCACTGTCACCGAAGCCATGTGGAAGGGCAAGCCGGTAATCGGTGGAGACACCGGAGGGATAAGATCCCAAGTGGTCAACCACCATACTGGCTTTCTGGTCAGAACCCCGGAAGGAGCGGCGCTCAGGATTCGATATCTTCTTTCCTATCCGGAACGCCGTCTGGAGATGGGCCGCAAGGCCAGACAATTCGTCAGGGATAACTTTCTCATCACCCGACACGTAAGGGACTACCTCTCTTTGATGTTGGCCCTTTTGCGCGGGACGGAAGAGCGTATCGAATTAACCGCTGAGTAG
- the yihA gene encoding ribosome biogenesis GTP-binding protein YihA/YsxC produces MKFKKIVFFRAVSRLTELPGERFPEIAVAGRSNVGKSSLINRLLKRRAVARVSSTPGRTRSLNFFNIDDRLYLVDLPGYGFAKGPLRERLAWKRLVEGYLSERESLLLVLTIFDIRREPDELDLALIEYLWAAGRPFVVALNKIDKVNRSERARAQKKYLEVFGLSPEDVYLTSCRTGEGIDALRRRIFAKRG; encoded by the coding sequence ATGAAATTCAAAAAAATCGTTTTTTTCCGGGCCGTAAGCCGTCTTACTGAGCTCCCGGGGGAGCGTTTCCCGGAGATTGCCGTGGCTGGTCGTTCGAATGTGGGGAAATCTTCCTTGATAAATCGTCTTCTTAAAAGACGGGCCGTGGCCAGAGTAAGTTCTACCCCTGGACGCACTCGCTCCCTAAACTTTTTTAATATTGATGATCGCCTTTATCTGGTGGATCTTCCTGGCTACGGTTTTGCGAAGGGGCCCCTAAGAGAGAGGCTGGCCTGGAAGAGGCTTGTTGAGGGATACCTTTCCGAAAGAGAAAGCCTGCTGTTGGTTTTGACCATCTTTGACATAAGGCGAGAACCCGACGAACTTGATCTGGCCCTCATTGAATATCTTTGGGCGGCAGGACGCCCTTTTGTCGTGGCCCTCAATAAAATTGATAAAGTTAATCGCTCTGAACGGGCCCGGGCCCAGAAAAAATATCTTGAGGTCTTTGGGCTTTCTCCAGAAGATGTCTATCTCACCTCCTGTCGGACAGGAGAGGGGATAGACGCCCTCCGGCGAAGGATTTTTGCTAAGAGAGGATAG
- a CDS encoding Tll0287-like domain-containing protein produces the protein MIRTLIAAALLGFSLIFFSPAFASLNDKVIQIGERATVELMKNLKSRLIAALEEGDPATAISVCANVAQDLTHKLARQIGPGIKIKRTSFKWRNPADAPDKYEKEVLDLLEWIYKGKKILLPFYIQEVTENGQPYFRYYKPILVREECLLCHGDPREMPEEIVETLKKLYPEDKATGYKPGDFRGVIRVSIPKKLIETLVNQEGNKPDEDDGCIPPQLPGRD, from the coding sequence ATGATTCGCACCCTAATTGCGGCCGCACTGCTAGGCTTCAGCCTTATCTTCTTTAGCCCGGCCTTTGCCAGTTTAAACGACAAGGTCATTCAAATCGGAGAGCGGGCCACAGTAGAATTGATGAAAAACCTCAAGTCTCGTCTGATAGCTGCCCTTGAGGAGGGCGATCCGGCTACCGCTATCTCTGTATGTGCCAATGTAGCCCAAGATCTGACCCACAAGCTGGCCCGTCAAATAGGCCCTGGAATCAAGATCAAACGCACCTCTTTTAAGTGGCGCAACCCTGCCGACGCCCCAGACAAATATGAAAAAGAGGTTCTTGATCTTTTAGAATGGATATACAAAGGTAAAAAAATTCTTCTGCCTTTTTATATCCAGGAAGTCACCGAAAACGGTCAGCCCTACTTTCGCTACTACAAGCCGATTTTAGTCCGGGAAGAGTGTCTCCTTTGCCACGGAGATCCTCGGGAGATGCCTGAAGAGATCGTTGAGACTTTAAAAAAGCTCTACCCCGAGGACAAAGCCACTGGCTATAAGCCTGGAGACTTCCGGGGAGTAATCAGGGTCTCTATTCCCAAAAAGCTCATAGAGACCTTGGTAAATCAGGAGGGCAACAAGCCTGACGAAGACGATGGTTGCATCCCCCCTCAGCTTCCTGGCAGAGACTAA
- a CDS encoding M20 metallopeptidase family protein, with the protein MDADLTKWMIDIRRTIHSWPELSYQEEKTAEFISARLKELGIPHRTGVARTGVVAEIDGGPGATVALRADMDALPLKEETGLPFASRVPGVMHACGHDGHVAMLLGAAALLSQNPGPGRVRLIFQPAEEKGAGAQEMIREGVLRGVSAIFGGHIDRHFQVGQIAVNEGLICAYTDSFSISVRGRGGHAAWPHEAIDAIVVGSLLVMSIQTIVSREVNPAYPCVVTVGRFSGGSAHNVIAEEAFLEGTIRSTHKDIRRRIHEGLKRISRAVGDLHRAQVKMTIKEGYPPVINSPRETAWAKEAAQTVVGPSGVVSQPHPSLGGEDFAFYLRKVPGCFVRFGAAKAGLEGIPAHSPRFDFDEGVLPVGARYLATVARIALEGLSRKG; encoded by the coding sequence ATGGATGCCGACCTCACCAAGTGGATGATAGACATCCGCCGGACCATTCATTCCTGGCCGGAGCTTTCCTACCAGGAGGAGAAAACCGCTGAGTTCATCTCTGCCAGACTAAAAGAGCTGGGGATCCCTCACAGAACAGGGGTGGCCCGAACCGGCGTGGTGGCCGAAATAGACGGAGGTCCTGGGGCCACAGTGGCCCTGAGGGCCGACATGGACGCCTTACCTCTTAAGGAGGAAACGGGGCTCCCCTTTGCCTCCAGGGTGCCCGGCGTGATGCATGCCTGCGGCCACGATGGCCATGTGGCTATGCTTTTAGGGGCCGCGGCCCTTCTTTCCCAGAATCCGGGCCCGGGGAGGGTAAGGCTCATCTTCCAACCGGCCGAAGAAAAGGGCGCTGGGGCCCAGGAGATGATCCGCGAGGGGGTCCTGAGAGGAGTCTCAGCCATTTTCGGCGGCCATATTGACCGTCACTTTCAGGTGGGACAGATTGCCGTAAATGAGGGCCTCATTTGCGCTTATACCGACAGTTTCTCCATCTCTGTTCGGGGCCGGGGCGGCCATGCCGCCTGGCCGCATGAGGCCATAGACGCCATCGTTGTGGGCTCCCTGCTGGTTATGAGTATCCAGACCATTGTCTCCCGGGAGGTGAACCCAGCCTATCCCTGTGTGGTTACCGTAGGCAGATTTTCAGGGGGCTCAGCCCACAATGTCATCGCCGAGGAAGCCTTTCTTGAGGGCACCATTCGTTCCACCCATAAGGATATTCGCCGCCGGATTCATGAGGGTCTTAAACGCATCAGTCGGGCGGTGGGAGACCTCCACCGAGCTCAGGTAAAGATGACCATCAAGGAAGGATATCCACCGGTGATAAACAGCCCCCGAGAAACGGCCTGGGCCAAAGAAGCGGCCCAAACAGTTGTAGGCCCTTCCGGAGTGGTCAGTCAGCCCCATCCCAGCCTGGGGGGAGAAGACTTTGCCTTTTATCTGCGCAAGGTTCCCGGATGTTTCGTCCGCTTCGGAGCGGCTAAAGCGGGTCTAGAAGGCATTCCAGCCCATAGCCCCCGCTTTGATTTTGATGAAGGCGTCCTGCCTGTCGGAGCCCGGTATCTGGCTACTGTCGCTCGTATCGCCCTGGAGGGTCTTTCCAGGAAGGGTTAG
- a CDS encoding carboxylate-amine ligase, which yields MVRFRRSLPFTLGVEIELQVLDARTLSLTPGGPKIQHLAEERLGPLVKPEAFSSMLELITPVCQDLTEVDEFLREALSYLFSLAEAEGFLLWPASLHPFSLAEEQQVWDHPRYHRIFKELQLPGRRFIAQGLHIHVGMETPEVAIKVYNWLRPYLPLFLALTTSSPFYEGRPSGLYSYRSKLFEVLPLAGLPRFFKDWQEFEDLINLLNRLEIIESIRDLWWDIRIHPDFGTVEIRIYDVPTRYQDILTIIDLTRALARLFSEEEAPPPCPPEEIIRYNKWQAGRYGLDGTFISPDFKRHSFRELALGLGQQISTLEAPQAFSYIEGLRRILQQGTGAHQMLALYREGLPFEEIIRRIIGDFWS from the coding sequence ATGGTCCGCTTCCGTCGCAGCCTCCCCTTTACCTTAGGCGTAGAGATCGAACTCCAGGTCCTCGATGCCCGGACCCTCTCCTTGACCCCTGGAGGCCCCAAAATTCAGCACCTGGCTGAGGAGAGACTTGGCCCCCTGGTCAAGCCAGAGGCCTTCTCCTCCATGCTGGAACTCATCACCCCTGTCTGCCAGGATCTGACCGAGGTGGACGAATTTCTCCGCGAGGCGCTCTCTTATCTTTTCTCTTTAGCCGAAGCAGAGGGTTTTCTCCTCTGGCCAGCCAGCCTTCATCCCTTCTCTCTGGCCGAAGAGCAACAAGTCTGGGATCATCCCCGCTACCACCGGATCTTTAAAGAGCTCCAGTTACCTGGACGGCGTTTTATTGCCCAGGGGCTTCACATCCACGTGGGCATGGAAACCCCGGAGGTGGCCATCAAAGTTTACAATTGGCTAAGGCCTTATCTCCCCCTCTTTCTGGCTCTAACCACCTCCTCACCCTTTTATGAAGGAAGACCGAGCGGGCTCTATTCCTATCGAAGCAAGCTATTTGAAGTCCTCCCCCTGGCCGGACTTCCCCGCTTTTTCAAGGATTGGCAGGAGTTCGAAGACCTCATCAACCTCCTCAACCGCTTAGAGATTATAGAATCCATCAGGGATCTCTGGTGGGATATCCGGATTCACCCCGACTTTGGCACCGTAGAAATTCGCATCTACGATGTTCCCACCCGCTATCAGGATATCCTGACAATTATCGACCTAACCCGGGCCCTGGCCAGATTGTTTTCCGAAGAAGAAGCCCCACCACCATGTCCACCGGAGGAAATTATCCGCTACAACAAATGGCAGGCCGGACGATACGGCCTTGACGGAACCTTCATCTCTCCGGACTTCAAGCGCCACAGCTTTCGAGAGCTGGCTCTCGGCTTAGGCCAGCAGATTTCGACCCTTGAAGCCCCTCAGGCCTTCTCCTATATTGAGGGGCTCCGAAGAATTCTTCAGCAAGGCACCGGGGCCCACCAGATGCTAGCTCTCTACAGAGAAGGCCTTCCTTTTGAGGAGATAATCCGACGGATAATTGGAGATTTTTGGTCATGA
- a CDS encoding gamma-glutamyltransferase family protein: MKGAIACGNRYTALAGQKILEAGGNAFDALVAAAFASGVTEAALTSLGGGGFALVHQASNERTLIYDFFVNTPGLGAPGKKPQDFQKVTLHFAASSQDFNIGLASVAVPGTLKGLVCIHQDLGSLPLKRVVQPAVHFAREGFVIDAFQAYCFAILEPIFKSTPESTAIFCPQGRPPKAGERLRNPLLADFLEGLPETLESFYKGEIAHRIAQLMAEGGGLLTQEDLSAYQVILREPLRFDFSRGVLFTNPPPAFGGGMVALSLQLFENSFSEGAFLSREHLLALGQALYEAHHLREGVIKDQPQRILSLLNQRPRASRGTTHISVVDGQGNLAALTMTFGEASGYLAPRTGIVLNNIMGEDDLHPRGFFADPPGRRVASMMAPSLLVSEGTKTALGSGGSKRIRSAIFEVIANLTFFGLPPEKAVSAPRAHFDGERLQIEPGFPPEATEDLPWPHNIWPVKDLYFGGVHLVNDQFQGAGDQRRAGIFALVE; encoded by the coding sequence ATGAAGGGAGCCATCGCCTGTGGTAATCGATACACCGCCTTGGCCGGCCAAAAAATCCTTGAGGCCGGGGGTAATGCCTTTGATGCCTTAGTGGCAGCGGCCTTTGCCTCCGGGGTGACGGAGGCCGCCCTTACCAGCCTTGGAGGAGGAGGCTTCGCCCTTGTTCACCAGGCCTCAAATGAAAGGACCCTTATCTACGATTTTTTTGTCAACACCCCCGGCCTTGGGGCTCCGGGGAAGAAGCCGCAAGATTTTCAGAAGGTCACCCTTCACTTCGCTGCCTCCAGCCAGGATTTCAATATCGGCCTGGCCTCAGTAGCCGTTCCAGGCACCCTAAAGGGCCTTGTCTGCATCCATCAGGACCTGGGCTCCCTGCCTCTCAAGAGGGTAGTCCAGCCGGCCGTTCACTTTGCCCGGGAGGGGTTCGTGATTGATGCCTTTCAGGCCTACTGCTTCGCCATTCTTGAACCCATCTTCAAAAGCACCCCCGAATCAACGGCTATTTTCTGCCCTCAAGGACGCCCTCCCAAGGCGGGAGAAAGACTCCGCAACCCCCTTCTGGCCGACTTTTTGGAAGGTCTTCCCGAGACCCTAGAGTCCTTCTATAAAGGAGAAATTGCCCACCGAATAGCCCAGCTTATGGCCGAAGGAGGAGGCCTCCTTACCCAAGAAGATCTTTCGGCCTATCAGGTTATCCTCAGGGAGCCGCTCCGCTTTGACTTCTCCCGGGGAGTCCTGTTTACCAATCCTCCACCGGCCTTTGGCGGAGGCATGGTGGCCCTTTCACTCCAGCTTTTTGAAAATAGCTTCTCTGAAGGGGCCTTCTTGAGCCGGGAGCATCTTCTGGCCCTGGGGCAGGCCCTTTATGAAGCCCACCATCTAAGAGAAGGGGTCATTAAAGATCAGCCCCAAAGGATCCTTTCCCTCCTCAATCAGAGGCCTAGGGCCTCCCGGGGGACAACCCATATCAGCGTGGTGGATGGTCAGGGCAACCTGGCTGCCCTGACCATGACATTTGGCGAGGCCTCGGGCTATCTGGCGCCAAGGACAGGCATTGTCCTTAATAACATCATGGGTGAAGATGACCTCCACCCCCGAGGCTTTTTCGCCGACCCTCCCGGAAGACGGGTGGCCTCTATGATGGCCCCTAGCCTGCTTGTCTCCGAGGGAACCAAAACAGCCCTTGGGAGCGGAGGCAGCAAGCGTATCCGGTCGGCCATCTTCGAGGTAATAGCCAATCTGACCTTCTTCGGTCTGCCCCCCGAGAAGGCCGTCTCGGCCCCCAGGGCCCACTTTGATGGAGAAAGGCTCCAGATAGAACCCGGCTTTCCCCCGGAAGCCACAGAGGATCTCCCCTGGCCTCATAATATCTGGCCGGTAAAGGATCTTTACTTCGGCGGCGTCCACTTAGTAAATGACCAGTTTCAGGGAGCCGGCGACCAACGCCGAGCCGGGATCTTCGCCTTGGTAGAGTAG
- the gpmI gene encoding 2,3-bisphosphoglycerate-independent phosphoglycerate mutase, with the protein MAEELSPLLLIILDGWGWRDEVEGNAIRLAGTPNLERYQREYPFTLLKCSGEAVGLPEGQMGNSEVGHLNIGAGRIVYQDLTRINLAIKEGSFFENQVLKEAFVRAKSSGGKVHLMGLVSDGGVHSHMEHLYALLQMAKIHGLCQKTFVHAFTDGRDTPPTSGVKYIQTLVQKMVELNCGQIAMVSGRYYAMDRDKRWERTELAWRALVLGEGRQAEDPVKAVETAYERGETDEFIKPTVMVRQGRPVALVEDGDVVIFFNFRADRARQLTMALTQDGFKGFQRPCFPRLAYFVCMTLYDETFDLPVAFPPEHLKHIWGEEVSRAGIRQLRIAETEKYAHVTYFFNGGEENPFPLEDRRLIPSPREVPTYDLKPEMSALEVTEEVIKRIKDRNYGFIVMNYANGDMVGHTGVLEAAMTAVRVVDECVGRVVEAFRKYQGGPVIVTADHGNCEQMIDDTGPHTAHTANPVPFYLIDDRFKGASLRQGILADIAPTGLFLMGLPIPSEMTGRPLLEE; encoded by the coding sequence ATGGCTGAGGAGTTGTCGCCGCTTCTTTTGATCATTCTTGATGGCTGGGGCTGGCGAGATGAGGTCGAGGGGAATGCCATCCGGCTGGCCGGCACACCGAACCTTGAGCGTTATCAGAGGGAGTATCCCTTCACCCTCCTTAAGTGTTCCGGAGAAGCCGTCGGGCTTCCCGAAGGCCAGATGGGAAACTCTGAGGTAGGGCACCTTAATATCGGGGCGGGGCGCATTGTCTATCAGGATCTTACCCGCATCAATCTGGCCATCAAAGAAGGGAGTTTCTTTGAGAACCAGGTCTTAAAGGAGGCCTTTGTTCGGGCCAAGTCCTCGGGGGGAAAGGTCCATCTTATGGGGCTGGTTTCAGATGGTGGCGTGCACAGTCATATGGAGCATCTCTACGCCCTCCTCCAGATGGCCAAAATCCATGGGCTTTGTCAAAAGACCTTTGTCCATGCTTTCACTGACGGTCGAGACACGCCTCCCACAAGCGGAGTCAAATATATTCAGACCCTGGTTCAGAAGATGGTCGAGCTTAACTGTGGCCAGATAGCCATGGTCTCGGGGCGCTACTACGCTATGGACAGAGACAAGCGCTGGGAGCGCACTGAGCTCGCCTGGCGGGCTCTGGTCTTGGGGGAAGGACGCCAGGCTGAAGATCCGGTTAAGGCCGTTGAGACTGCCTATGAGCGGGGAGAAACAGATGAATTCATCAAACCCACGGTGATGGTCAGACAGGGCCGGCCAGTGGCCCTGGTAGAAGACGGAGACGTGGTCATCTTTTTTAATTTTCGGGCTGATCGGGCCAGACAGCTGACCATGGCCCTTACCCAGGATGGCTTTAAAGGCTTTCAGCGCCCCTGTTTTCCCCGCCTGGCCTATTTTGTCTGTATGACCCTTTATGACGAAACCTTTGATCTCCCGGTGGCCTTTCCGCCAGAACATCTCAAACACATCTGGGGAGAAGAAGTCAGCCGGGCCGGTATCCGTCAGCTTCGAATTGCCGAGACGGAAAAATACGCCCATGTGACTTATTTCTTTAATGGTGGTGAAGAAAATCCCTTTCCTCTTGAAGATCGCCGACTAATCCCCTCCCCTCGAGAAGTCCCCACTTATGACCTCAAACCCGAGATGAGCGCCCTTGAGGTCACGGAGGAGGTGATTAAGCGTATAAAAGACAGAAACTATGGCTTTATTGTTATGAACTATGCCAATGGTGACATGGTTGGGCATACCGGCGTCCTTGAGGCGGCCATGACTGCCGTTCGGGTGGTGGACGAGTGTGTAGGTAGGGTGGTTGAGGCCTTTAGAAAGTACCAAGGAGGGCCGGTCATTGTTACCGCAGATCATGGAAACTGTGAGCAGATGATAGACGACACCGGACCTCACACCGCCCATACGGCCAACCCGGTTCCTTTTTATCTTATAGATGACCGCTTTAAAGGAGCCTCTCTAAGGCAGGGGATCCTGGCCGACATTGCTCCTACAGGGCTCTTCCTTATGGGGCTTCCCATCCCTTCGGAGATGACAGGCCGTCCTTTATTGGAAGAGTAG
- the amrA gene encoding AmmeMemoRadiSam system protein A, producing the protein MVEVLGLSNEEKILLLKIAREAIAARLEGREIRFPRVESPKLRSPLGAFVTLHIRGQLRGCIGTFFPEGPLYLTIAQMAQEAAFSDPRFPPLSARELPLIDIEISVLSPMRRVLGPEEIEVGRHGIYIVRGLNRGVLLPQVATEYGWDRYTFLDHTCLKAGLPPGCWQDPETEIYTFTAEIFSEKDFGLGPFARG; encoded by the coding sequence ATGGTTGAGGTGCTGGGCCTCTCCAATGAAGAAAAGATTCTTCTTCTTAAGATAGCCCGAGAGGCTATAGCGGCTCGTCTTGAGGGTCGGGAGATCAGGTTCCCACGGGTTGAGTCACCCAAGCTTCGCTCCCCGCTGGGGGCCTTTGTGACCCTCCATATCCGGGGGCAACTTCGGGGCTGTATCGGCACCTTTTTCCCGGAGGGGCCTCTTTACCTTACCATCGCCCAGATGGCCCAGGAGGCCGCCTTTTCTGATCCTCGCTTTCCGCCCCTTTCCGCTCGGGAGTTGCCTCTGATAGACATTGAGATCTCGGTTCTATCTCCCATGAGGAGGGTTCTGGGGCCGGAGGAGATTGAGGTCGGCCGGCATGGAATCTACATTGTCCGGGGCCTTAACCGGGGGGTTCTCCTCCCTCAGGTGGCCACGGAGTATGGCTGGGATCGCTATACCTTTCTTGACCACACCTGTCTTAAGGCCGGACTTCCGCCGGGCTGCTGGCAGGATCCCGAGACAGAAATCTACACCTTTACGGCCGAGATTTTCTCCGAGAAGGACTTTGGCCTCGGCCCCTTTGCCAGGGGATAA
- a CDS encoding nucleotide sugar dehydrogenase — MREIKKIAVVGLGYVGLPVAIEFGKKVPTIGYDVNRAKVSAYQQGKDPAGEVPPEEFIAARYLEFTGEAGRLREADFIIVAVPTPINVHKLPDLSHLLAASRTIGANLSPGTIVVYESTVYPGVTEEVCLPVLEEASGLKAGQDFKVAYSPERINPGDKEHTLARVIKVVAAQDEETLETVARTYELVVEAGVYRAPSIKVAEAAKVIENTQRDLNIALMNELAIIFNLMGLDTLEILKCAGTKWNFLPFRPGLVGGHCIGVDPYYLTYKAQELGYHPQVILAGRRINDFMGIYVAQKAIKEMIKAGIRVDGARVGILGLTFKENCRDIRNTRVVDIIYELRDYGIEPEVHDPLADPLLAEELYGLRLYPDPPRGLDAVILAVAHEAYRELGPEGIVATLRPGRGVIIDVKGLFSAADFASTPYRYWRL, encoded by the coding sequence ATGAGAGAGATCAAAAAAATAGCTGTTGTCGGTCTTGGTTATGTTGGCCTTCCGGTGGCCATAGAATTTGGCAAAAAGGTACCCACTATAGGTTACGATGTTAATCGAGCCAAGGTCTCTGCTTATCAGCAGGGTAAGGATCCGGCAGGAGAGGTGCCTCCAGAGGAGTTTATTGCCGCCAGGTATCTTGAGTTTACTGGCGAGGCCGGTCGCCTGCGCGAGGCGGACTTCATAATCGTTGCCGTCCCTACCCCCATCAATGTTCATAAGCTTCCGGATCTTAGCCACCTTTTGGCCGCCAGTCGGACCATCGGGGCCAACCTCTCTCCGGGAACCATTGTCGTCTATGAGTCAACCGTCTATCCAGGGGTTACCGAGGAGGTCTGTCTGCCGGTTCTGGAGGAGGCTTCAGGCCTTAAGGCCGGTCAGGATTTCAAAGTGGCCTACTCCCCGGAACGTATTAATCCCGGAGACAAGGAGCACACTTTGGCCCGGGTAATTAAGGTTGTAGCGGCCCAGGATGAGGAGACTTTAGAGACGGTAGCCAGGACATACGAGCTGGTGGTTGAAGCCGGGGTCTATCGGGCCCCCAGCATCAAGGTGGCCGAGGCGGCCAAGGTTATTGAGAACACCCAGCGAGATCTTAACATCGCCCTCATGAACGAACTGGCCATCATCTTCAACCTTATGGGGCTGGATACCTTAGAGATTCTGAAGTGTGCCGGCACTAAATGGAACTTTCTCCCGTTCAGGCCTGGCCTGGTAGGCGGGCACTGCATTGGGGTTGACCCTTACTATCTTACCTATAAAGCCCAGGAGTTGGGTTATCACCCCCAGGTAATCCTGGCCGGCCGCAGGATAAATGACTTTATGGGCATTTACGTTGCCCAGAAAGCCATCAAAGAGATGATCAAGGCCGGCATCAGGGTTGATGGGGCCAGAGTAGGGATCCTGGGCCTGACTTTTAAGGAAAATTGTCGAGACATCCGCAACACCCGGGTGGTGGACATTATCTACGAGCTTAGAGACTACGGCATTGAGCCCGAAGTCCATGATCCTCTGGCCGATCCCCTCCTGGCAGAAGAGCTCTACGGTCTGCGCCTATATCCTGATCCTCCCCGGGGGCTTGATGCGGTGATTCTGGCCGTGGCCCATGAGGCCTACCGAGAGCTTGGTCCAGAGGGTATCGTGGCTACCTTACGCCCGGGGCGGGGAGTGATTATAGATGTCAAGGGGCTGTTTTCGGCAGCAGACTTTGCCTCCACCCCTTACCGTTACTGGCGCCTTTAG
- a CDS encoding acetyl-CoA carboxylase biotin carboxyl carrier protein subunit has protein sequence MLEVRAPLTATVVDISVWPGKMVNKGEELMQLEAMKVYIPIQAPCTGRIVAVHISSGQVVQKESIMLVIECANS, from the coding sequence ATGCTTGAAGTAAGGGCCCCTCTTACGGCCACAGTGGTGGATATTTCTGTCTGGCCGGGGAAGATGGTCAATAAGGGTGAGGAATTGATGCAACTTGAGGCCATGAAGGTCTACATACCTATTCAAGCTCCCTGTACCGGGAGGATTGTTGCTGTGCATATCTCTTCGGGGCAGGTAGTCCAAAAAGAGAGTATCATGCTAGTAATTGAGTGTGCTAACAGCTGA
- a CDS encoding class II aldolase/adducin family protein: MQAEVKKLVDVCRRLYERGLIAGSEGNVSLRLDDGRLLTTPSGRNKGWLEPEDISCLDMAGRLVSGPKPSSEIRLHIHIYNLRSDVRAVVHTHPPYVLAVTLAGYDLRRPLLAEGALFFADLEKAPFAVPGSDEVPAVVEPFIRRSKAIILERHGLVTLGADLEEAFNLTDMLEHLARTHWLAYALNPGVLPLGIEELDRLRRFYPCLK, encoded by the coding sequence TTGCAGGCCGAGGTTAAAAAGCTTGTAGATGTCTGCCGCCGGCTTTACGAACGAGGGCTTATTGCCGGCAGTGAAGGCAATGTAAGCCTGAGGCTTGACGACGGCCGCCTCCTGACCACCCCTTCAGGGAGAAACAAGGGCTGGCTTGAGCCAGAGGACATCTCCTGCCTGGATATGGCAGGCAGGCTGGTTTCCGGCCCCAAGCCCTCTTCAGAGATCCGTCTTCATATCCACATATATAATTTGAGGTCTGATGTTCGGGCTGTGGTTCACACCCATCCTCCCTATGTGCTCGCGGTCACCCTTGCCGGATATGATCTCCGCCGTCCTCTTCTGGCCGAAGGGGCCCTTTTTTTTGCAGACTTAGAGAAGGCTCCCTTCGCCGTGCCGGGAAGTGACGAAGTTCCCGCGGTGGTTGAGCCTTTTATCCGGCGTTCCAAAGCAATCATCCTCGAACGTCATGGCCTGGTAACCCTGGGGGCAGACCTGGAAGAGGCTTTTAATCTTACAGATATGCTGGAGCACTTGGCCCGGACCCACTGGTTAGCCTATGCTCTCAACCCGGGGGTCTTACCCCTGGGGATAGAAGAACTCGATCGCCTGCGGCGTTTTTACCCATGCTTGAAGTAA